From Pseudomonadota bacterium, a single genomic window includes:
- a CDS encoding AHH domain-containing protein, whose translation MAIPSHWKVRLRWAATNAQLVVRLALATFVFALHLPAQAARLEPGPSPSIASRAVPAVTRASSRALGQALEAAGHVRPASSAAHHIVAGGAKAAAPARAALQRFGIGINDAANGVFLPASRAAPNAAGAAVHSTVHTRAYYQAVNDALGQATTRAEALEVLGALRQGLLGGGL comes from the coding sequence GTGGCAATCCCTAGCCACTGGAAAGTACGGCTACGATGGGCAGCCACAAACGCTCAGCTGGTGGTACGGCTGGCCCTGGCAACGTTCGTGTTCGCGCTGCACCTGCCAGCCCAAGCCGCTCGACTGGAGCCCGGACCTAGCCCCAGCATCGCCTCAAGGGCGGTTCCTGCCGTCACGAGGGCTTCGTCGCGGGCGCTCGGCCAGGCTCTTGAAGCCGCCGGGCATGTGAGGCCGGCTAGTTCTGCCGCACATCACATTGTCGCAGGCGGGGCCAAAGCAGCTGCCCCAGCACGTGCGGCACTCCAGCGCTTCGGTATTGGCATCAACGATGCGGCGAATGGCGTGTTTCTTCCGGCGTCCCGCGCAGCACCGAATGCGGCCGGTGCTGCGGTCCATTCGACCGTGCACACGCGCGCCTACTACCAGGCAGTCAACGATGCGCTCGGCCAGGCGACGACACGGGCCGAGGCATTAGAGGTGCTGGGTGCGCTTCGTCAAGGATTGCTTGGAGGTGGGCTGTGA